The DNA region aattcaaaatggcggaccatggagaagatccccctttttatgtatgaaaagtgcaatttttccagtcataatgaatatttagaatttgatggtggtggtaagtattcatgaaaaaggtaacattagtgaatgggcagcatgaattctggaaataaataactaaaaatctgaaatagtgtccctttaagcgtgCAGACTCCTGACTCTAAAATTTGActtcaatagagctcttcagcgttgacgtcaacttgtatgcggcgtttggacttccggttccatggcgattttttacattgcaaaacgccatagagattcaggtttggcaaaaatataagttgcacgccaacaacgaacattagcgtgtccccgcatccctttctcattagtggaacagatcgtatcatcatgttggtgtattcacatgttaaatcatgacgattttaattcaatattgctaacccctttctgatcattaaaacttccgaactacatactctcctttggttgccatgggtacaaccctccgcacgtacatgccggcgccgcttctgtagtcgccaaaagtttccaggtttagcatatggacgcaacatcgtatttatgtcgaagtttgacacaaaatgatcaaccatgtcatacctacagcctatttttaacaccctcgacagtttgcgggggttcgctaagcgcgtgcttgcactcggagcttatttgaaactggcccctattcattcccaatggaagccggaagccgatacgaaccaggaagtccttaaatgctaacatgaaagactacaatctactacatgcttccgcgttactgaagaactctataaagGCTGCGACAGTCATTGTGATTCCGTGCAGAATGCATTGCTCACATAGTTGTGAACACTTGGTGGCAGCATAAGCCTGGTTACGTATGTCAAAGCCGTTTATACACGGCTCTGGGTTATGTCAGTTTGGCTGTACACAAACAGTAAAAAGTGTGGGGCTCAATGTTGGACAATGTTTTAGAGTGCTTTTTACTGACTGCATGGCTGCAAGAGAAACCATCCATTTCTAGCACATTCAGGTATGAGCTGCCATGTTTCCGGTGAAATAAGTGAAGTCATCTGGTCATGTAGTCAAGTTTTTACAGTACTTTAGagtacacccaccaccaccaccaccaccaccaccacacacacacacacataacaaagcaAAGCAGTAGCTACATCATGTCATATTTTGTCAAGACAATATTTTTTAATGAAACAACTTTCAATACATTATATTCACAGAATGCATAGtgtaaaaagaataaaataatgaaaataaattgGCATAAAATGTAGTGGGCATTCAAATCGCGTGAATGTTCGGCactaaaacaaaagaaatgtaaatgctttaaaaaaaaaagttcataaTAGGTATTTGGTATTAacagcaatgtaaaaaaaaataattcttaACACAATAATAATATCATGATATCGTAAGCATAATATTGTAAACATAATATCATAAACATAAGATCGTAAACATATTCATCTTGTAAATCTCTGGTGGTTGGTGATTGCACGGTAGACCATCACAGCACACAGAAGAAAATGCAGTCTGGGCCGCCATGGTGCCACTATATGGACACCACAGTTATGGGGCAGTGTGGAGGAGGTCACTCCACTTTCCCTCATCTGTCTGTCCAGTTTGAGAACAGATCAGCTAAGGTTTACGccagtgttcctcaaactttttttcaggccaaggaccactttgcctccccaaaaatgttcagggaccacctgtcaactgaattgacagttaacgggtgctaatttgacactgctgatttcgATGCAGATTACTTACCGGTAATTCACATTAATTCACATTACatgcctgtcttgttgtggtgaaaatatgacagcTATACATGCCTTTGAAATAAtgtcacaaatatagcctactcctagcttgtcttgaaaaagtagaaatccccttgcggaccacctgagctctgtcgcggaccactagtggtccccggaccacactttgagaatcactggtttaagCTATAGCCTACCCAGCCCTACAAAGCCTATTTTGGCAGACGAGGTAATTGATAAGGGCCCTACCAAATCTGCCCTCTAGGGGGGGCCCAGTCATGCTACAGTCAGAGCCGTACGGCTATGGCTACAGTACATACCAGCAAACATAATGCAAGAGGGTCCCATTTTAGCATTTCGCCCATGGCCCGTAAATGGTAGAACTGCTGCTGCCAGCTCATGAATGCTCCTGCTAATGTGTCCTGTCAGTGAGTAACAGGGCAGTGCAACTGCAACAGGTACAAATAGCTGAAGCTTACAGCTTCTGCCGACATAGTGGACATGTCCCGAACTCAGCGAACACCCTGTTAGCACATGGGAGGCACAGGCAGCGATGTCCACAGCGGGGGGCCAGACGAGCCTCGCTCACCAGACACACCACGCACAAGTCTTCTGGACTGGTCCCTGGAACCAAAAAGGTGTATAAGTCACACACATGTCTCACATGTGTCGTTTACTGTAAAAGCGTTTGACTTTTACttagttaaccctctgaggtctaattgcccttgagagggcaatttgacatgtctccaaaaacaaatctgtaactctgtgagtttttgtcattgaaacatataagatacaccattagaaacctcagaccttccagatttcacatatatatatatattgaataaattatatagctggcccaattttaaaaaaagtgaaaagaaatcttcgcatattctgtactctctgcctgtagcagccacacgtaTAGCTATTTATAAGTAAAGTactggtgcttgagtggctattcagaggtgacaacacgcccctttcatctagggtaaacacagccatgctcctcacttggccacaggacaaagagagtgacaggggggtgtgttatcagagcacatggagattgacaggggggtgtgggccattagaggtttttcacacctatctcattagtattcaaatgagacaggcagtggcctgacatagtgtttcttttttgcattttgtatgaaaacaacaaaacatttctaaatgccttttttacttttatgcagccaacacatttgtttacaagattcaaacttcaaaggtcttggctagatatatttattgggtgttttcttgcactttttgaagacctctgaaacctgtttttttgtacagttgtgtttatactcaatttaaataaaacatgtttgtatgacacccaattttctttcagattatttattgtcaggcttttcagaatgcaaccatatatttcacttttgcatagatgcttactgttagttgaaaatacttgaaaatgtcagggtggtgcaagcagcctaaaagcctctgaaaggccttagacctcagagggttaaaatgTCAGGATCTCAATGCCTCTTATTCATTTGGCTAATACTGTATCTAACTTGACTCTAACCTGGTGTGAAAGGGGTGTTGTTCCTTTGGACCTCTGGGTGTTCCTTTAGTTTCTTCTGAGTCATCTCAGTCCTTCTCTGCAATGGAGGAGGGGTCTTCTCATATCTACATTCAAACGTGCTATGAGGAATAGGGCAGGACAATGTTCTTTTGAACAAATGGCGTCTTCCAGAGCCTGAAAGGTAGAAATGCAACCAAAAGATGAATCCATTACATCAAAACATTGGAAAAAAGAATCAAATTATCAGAAGTATGGAGAGTGTGCAATCTCACCGAGAAGGAGTATTGTGGTGGTTTGCCCGTAGACATCAAAGATGGCCCAGAGGGGTTGACTAAGGTTCAGAGAGGTCTCCTCACAGCCTTGTTTTCCAGTGGATGTCTTAAAACACAGCTGACCAGTTGAAGCCATCCAGAAGGTGACCATGATGCCAGGTGTGCAGTCATCTGTGGGCACTGGCAGGGCAGCGTACCCAGGCCTACTTGTCAGGTCGGGCACAGCAAGCGATGGTAGTGGGCCAGTGGTTGGGCACACGTTGGTGAAGCCTACCCTCATGGCACCTTCCCAGGCACGAAGGGTTCGCTCCACCTTGACCGTCACCTTCTCTTTTACCCTGATTGGGCGGCTGCTGAACACCAGGCCGTTCTGGAAGGTCTCCAAGTCTCTGGAGGCCCTGAGGTTTCCATGGCTGAGGGTGATATCCTTGCCCACGGCTCTAGGGTGGAAGGTTAGTGGGCCCAGACAGGCACGTCCACAGATGTGCTCACCTGTTTGACCGACAAATAAATGAAAGGGAAACGGAATAGAGATAAATGAGGTGAGCACAGGAAACTCTCTGATACAGTTGATCTACAACAAACAGCTGTATCTAAGTAACACAGGGACCTAGACAAATATGTGTATTACATACAGTACCTTATTGAAAAGAAGAATGTCAGGGCCCTAATTATTGCTCAAGCTGTAAACTGTATATTGCCATAGAATGTAGCTTGTAATTTGTAGGCAATTGCATTTACCTGAGTAATTGATTTAAAACCAAAACGTAACATGGTAAATGCTTTATTGTGTCCTAAAGCAGTTGATGTGAATAAAGACTGAGTGACAGGTTGGTGGGTGAATGTAATTATGTTCAAAAGAGCTTGTAAACTACATAATTGAATGTTTTTACTCGAATTAAAGAAaatacattgtgaaaaaaaagGTTACTGATCAAGGAAAAAAAGATTATTTGAGAAATTCTTTGACGACAAACTTGATGAGTTCCTCACTTGCTATCCCTTCACAGTAGGGCCACTGGCAAAGTATTCCAGAGGGAATTTCCACTTAACTACTGTAACTGTCACAGCATCACAAGCAACGCAGCTCAACTGTGGACTTTCTTTATCCTACCTTTAAAATCACACACCCTTTTCAAAGTGTAGGCTAATTGAAGGTAAGTTACTCTATTATTAAGAGGTATACATTGTACTTTTCCACAAATAGGTCTAAGTGTCAGAAAACATGCCAATAAAACAAGAACCATCCTGCATATGACATTTGTGGAAAGACAGATTTGACTGAACAGACCAAAGGACATCAAAATTCTTACCCTTCTCGGTCCTGGTCATCTTTTCTGCTGCAGTATTGCCACAACAGCTATTCAAATCTTGACCTTGGCTGTAGTTCAAATGGGTAAGGCACCGTGCTGTTAGGCCAGGGACCCTTGCTCGATTGTGGCCTGAGGTAATTTCACGATTTTTTCCAAGGCATCAAAAAtatactttaaaaaataaaatatcttTTTAACATCTATTTAAAATATCTAAATGAAAATAAAGCTATTCAAATAGTTCCATGAGCAGATATTCCTCCAGTAAGGtgaactctctgtctctgtttcgccattgtgtaggcctagactatatatgaagagttcagatgcaaaaccccctaagtgccatttcagaaaataatcttaattcatttttatttaatacaaagctatcgaaattgcatattttcttactttatttatgtaatataactatttatatgtattatcaagtacaggattgtaaaccaaaccaacaaaggggtTCTCTAAAATTATAGAAGTGccgatcttcagaaatggagttagggggttttgcatctgaactcttcatatagttAGCTACTCAATTTCAGTTATGTTTTCAGTTATGACACACGTGACAAGAATACGCAAAGGGGCGTGGTTGAAAAAATGGGGCAAGCCGTTTAAAGTAAAGCTCTGTTTGACCACGTGCGAAGAAATAGTGTGTCAGTAAGACAGGAAGTCGGCATTTTATTGAATGGTAGTTTATGAGTTTGGCATAATAAAAGGAATAGCTCAAATCTCTATATTTTTCAGATTAAATGCCCAACTGCATGAATTGACATGTGAATAAGATTAAAAGACCACACTAACAGGGAGAGTGACACTTTGAATTACAGCGTCATAAAGCTGTGTAACCATATCCTGAGTAATTATACCATGGACTAAGCTCAGGTGGTGGCAGTCATAAAAAAGTACTACTGTGTGTCTACACTACAGTGAGAGATAACAATGGTATCACAAACTGCCAATAATCTCTAGAACTGTCATAGTGCTGCAGAGTGCATCCACacagtggccctcatttatcaaacttgcatagaaaccatcgcagaaatgagtgcagatctcgtcgtacgacgaggctcacgtgagattgactaaacatgcgtacctctccaatctcattTTAAGAGCTAGCTAATCTAGGCCAGGTAGTGAGTCTGCATCCCACACCAGAGCTGCTGCACtgcaggttgcaggttcgagatTGAGCCTGGACAGCACAGGAAGACCTATCACATGAGATGTCTTGTCCTGGCTCATGAAAATTAAACTAAAGTTCGCACACCAGCCTCCAGTTTCCTTTCATTTAatatgacgtttcgggcagcatgcccttcatcttCAAACctggtctgatgaagggcatgctgccctaAACGTCATATTATATGAAAAGAAACGAGAGCCTGGTGTGGGACTTAAGTTTCAATTTTCATTtgattttgctagtcctgcacccattcttttttttttttttttactgaacatGTCTTAATGGCTCATCACGGGAATTCCTCTAAACGATCTAATTTCAACATGAGTGATCCTTCTCACTCCTGGACCGGTTAAATATTAGCACCGGCTTATGTACATGCACTGATAAGAAAGCATCAGCACGTGATGTAGGCTAATTTCACTTTCAGTGAgcgtgaaaaatgaaaaaaaggttgcaccatgcataggtttctttattacatagGTTTATTGCATACGTTTCTTTATTACTTTCAGTGAGCGATAACAATTTACTAATGACTGCATGGCATTGTTGAGGACATGTTgaatttacataggcctacattctaaATTGAATTATCTGTAAAAGCTTTTGATATGGATTGCCAATGGTATTTATTAAAAATACATTACACTAAACTTTGACGATGCTGTCATCCGAAGCAACTTAActtttacagagtattggttttAATATGCAATTAGTTAAGTTTttgttaggagccttgctcacaggcacttcagccatatgAAGGTGGAGCCACAGGGTGGGATTCGGACTTGCAACATTGCACGTTTTATACCGTTTGACAACATTAGATACATCATACATCTGTGggtttgcataaacttactcaaTTTCAATGAGATTGATCAGAGGAAGGCCTCATTATTTGGTTTCACATAAAGCACCAGTTTTAAGTCATGGTTATTAACACATGATTTTACCTCTTTAAGTTAAGATTAAGTTAAGTACAGAACATTTTACGAGGCAGTTCTGCACATTACTATGGAGAGAGAACAGtatcaatattaagaaatgaatgtcacaccactcaccaatatatttcgtgatccacaaacaaatgtaataacattcgcaaatataattcatacatttcatgatccacaaacaaatgtaacaacattcacaaatataattcatgatgcacaaatgaatgtaaccccattcacaaatgccagcgcagttctattaatttgcaaaccgatctacatatattcgcaaaccctatacatatttgtgacttccattgtatttgtgtgtggatttttgagactgtcctgacggtatatgacacacaaatgtgctcagccaatcacatcagccggcgttcgagcgtaaggttgaagacattgcgcttctattacgcagagaaggctactagtgcgaagccaccatagatctttatacaccgatcagaggaaataaccggaagtagagccattactgaagtgctccctgacgtaaactcgtaattgaagcggattcccagattgacgctcccaactcaggacgctcccatttcatctcgctcccactagccagactatcggtaccaccgccatatgacggagccagttatcttgttgatgttagttttttgtttctaaccctaaccttaaccctaaccttaaccctaaacctaaccctaaccctaaacctaaccctaaattgcttgtatgtggcagtatatgataatacgtgaaatataatcgggtgggaccgcacgtccgggagtgatagaaacacctgggaccgcacgtccgggagcgatctcagttgggagtctccatccgctTACCACTGAAGCGTATGAAGttcctgactttcacatcatctttgtacaaatatgtctggatctggactaacgtgtgccgtaatcggatgtcacaataacagcagaacgctaaaaatgtggaaaaagagcgtatgtgcgcttcatagtccacagtttaaagaggattgtccttgttgtgtgccctacggtgtaaaccgcttccccggccgtgctgaggatgaagacattcgcaagatatggattaaaaacgtacaccgaaaggactttgcccccaaacaagtattcaatggtatgtatttttatttctaggtggttagtgtagttaagtaggcctattgtaagccagtgtctatgtaacataaactggtggcaacaattatttagcttggctagctaacgctagttacgattatttagcattctttcattaatacctaagtttccccaggagtgggaagagcaccatgagccccatgggttatctgttctgtgtgtgtcatggtacatgtgtgtgcttattttcgattatttgtgtacgtgtgtgccctttgaaaatgaaaatgtgaccctggcaacttagctaattcttttgttatgctagcggagttttggcaaggctagccaggttacactgactttaataagaagtcaggctaggtttttggtagcaccatgagccccatggttatctgtgctgtgtgccatggtacattttgtgtgattatttacgattatttgtgtatgtgtgccctttgaaatggaaatgtgaccctggcaatttagctaattcttttgttatgcttaGCGGAGtttttggcaaagctagccaggtcgtgtgactgacttcaataagtcaggctaggttttggtagcttttgttttgtccataacctagcccaattttattttcatctcttaaatcgaccaccatgtctgtatttgtaataatgtttggcattttattggaaataaagtggcggggacaagctaggttaatctcaaaagtggtagtgtctgtgagaatgactgcagccatggcaaagataattttctgtttcatgtgtaacagtcaaTTATATTTTTTATCGCATCTTatcccaccctccttaggtgtgtggagtacacttccctgacggcagaccaacgcaggaacacccatatcccataatatgggatatgaatatagtgtaagtttacatgtatttAACAAATAACTTCagtgcttttttcttaattaccttaaccatatgttgttaaagtacttttggagcgatttgcctccagacgttagactctctcccatctgccactactttttaatctaggctaaaaaaaaatgttgttatgctttctctccttaaggcactgcttttatgtaactaaattgcctttcaacacttgtgtcttattattccatgcaagagtctacatctgctaattgtaatataatgcaatgtgaagtgacatttaaagtgttctgtaggacagtggcgttgtaattaactgttttaaaagctgttggtgttttttgttccttctcatatttattctcagaaagcaccatcatgtggaagaccacccacaaagaggagatgtctccagcccccaacagagagaccatGTGATGAGCCTCCTGTGACAAATTCTGATACCGAAGTAGGGCATAGCTTGGAGGATAGTCTGTCTCCACACCAATGTGATGTTGGCACTCAGTGGCCAGAGCGTAGTGATCATGATTATTGTTCGATGAAGTCAAcaaaagatgcaagcacacaaacagatccTACACCATCACTGTCAGCTCATGACATGGATGATAAAGTGTCAAAATTTTACATTGGACTAGACATCATcagcttttggcaacttttgaacaCCATCATTGGCTTTCTTCCACAGTCGAAGACGTTCAAATTAACAGTCCATGAACAGCTACTGCTGGTCCTAATGAGGCTTCGGCTTGGCTTAATGTTCACAGATTTGGGATCAGCAGAACTACAGCCTGTGATATGTTCGCAATGTGGAGAGCAACACTTTCCCAagggaaaatcttttttttggctccctcgagacactctgaatagagtaagaccctcaagttttcttgaacactatcccaatgcaacatgcatcatagattgcactgaaatatttgtccaaagaccgaagaacttggggaaaagagcaaaaacatacagcaactataagcatcacaacacctacaaagtcctctATTGCATAGCCCCCCAATGGTTTTGTGATGTATTGTGTCAAAACTGTTTGGTGCCAGAGCTAGTGACATTTTTATCACAAAAAACTGTGGATTTCTGTCACATTTGATTTTTGGTGATCAGATTTTGACAGACCGGGGATTCACAATTGGAGATGTTCTTCCTCCAGGAGTGACATTGGCTATTCCAGCACTTACACGTTGATGTACACAACTATCAGAACAGGAAGTCACAAGAACCCGCCGTCTCGCCAATGTCCGAATTCATGTTGAACGTGCAATAAGAaggttaaaatgcttcaaaattttgagtaatgtaattccaggttgtttaaaacatgttgatgacattttgactatttgtgcaggcctgtgtaaccttcttgaaatcttacaaacatgtttggcatacactacacttgtccctgtctgtaggcctacatgtcagcatcatcttccaacttgtcagcgataatatgcccaagatattttgtactgcttgacacacagtgattgccctgacaggtaaaacgttggaaagacttcctgaacacaacactttttttgcattgtactgtatttttttgcattgtactgtaggcctacatcaaactcaaccccagagcacacattcagaagttgctgaaactcaacagtgccgggggacatgggcctaataaccagatcatcaaatggttgaaaacggtgcatgtgttttattgtctgtgtctaaatctcgtcatacatccagtgtgttttgtttttttaacagacgtgttttcacaatgacactctgagaatttacttttggacaaagtgtcttgtgtataaaatggtgtgcagacagccggagtgtgtgtgttgcgtaaaggagcaagtgctttgCAAAGATACCagctgaaagtgtaatgcttgacttttgattaaggtaaagcagcatgtgtttaagttatagtaccaacaactgaacaatatgctactttggtttaagcatcggcctattgtgtttaagcagtagcctaggcaaaaactgtaacaaagtaaaaacaaaacaaagaaaatataactggcgaatgaattaagaacctgaattttcaccagcatttgaccggttgttaatttaaaacaggcatgcatatatatctatatctatctttagaaaataggcctacgttaacaacagggaatctttatcttttcaggtcaaggtggcctaaggtgctgggggaaactctctctctaggctaggcctaatcagaaagcaaggtgtgtgtgtgtgtgtttttttttttaaacctgtcattaaagggacactgcaagatttatagttgtttatttccagtattcatgctgctcattcaaaaacgttttttcatgaatatttaccaccaccatcacgttctaagtattcattatgactggaaaattgcactttcatacatgacaaaggggatcttctccattgtctgccattttgaatttccagaaatagccatttttagctgcaaaaatgactgtacttgggccataacagaaaatctgagtttattatttagtaaactttcatgaaatatactttcatcaaatttggcaataggcaacccagttacaatgagcagtatatagttgcagtaccctttttgatgagtggaggtgcaaaacgcacaccagaaacagaggtgctggcaaccagaaaaagcaattgtagaaggagagaggtgccgcacactcacaagttataTAAAcagtttttttaatgtgacacaccctttttgaccatttcctgcagtgtgtccctctaactgataaaataaagccttgttggcctcaacatgtcattaatttcaccatgtaaaattgtgccttgcaagaactgatattttgaggcagtgttaagacagtgggttgcaccagctgattgcttaggctacttaaccacagcccttttagaagacatcacctcccgtcctctccttgtggtagcgtctccagcaataagtaaggatttggcgccccttagtggcaagctgtgcacccagcgatgaacaaacagactgcaaaactcagacaatcgcatattatgtggcagaggtaatgataaaatgatgtctggtatagtcaggaggtaagtaagcgtacccattaagcccaccaaaatctaaatttctttatttttcaatgatcttcaaatattttttttgtgaaataatttgttaaatagtaagatttacctctcttctcaatgtttgtcactgagttgatggatatttcaaagtacaatatgaagattttttacgagaaaagtgaaaagtctgactgggcttaaatggtaccattggtaccatttaagcccacttgtgttccaaataagctcatatagttatttctctatcaaaatacctggtgaggtgtgtgaattgagtttaaacagtggagcctacatggcataaatggtttcagaccaaaaatgtaagatttgctcaaaaaatagtgcataaaacctaattaaatattacggcatcttttacttcatatacttcataaaattcttcatccaaacagagaaatttattttttcttattgattattgttagttcattacattacgccttttaaaccaacaacttggtattgtacagcactttttatgtccctcaaaggcatttttcataagcatgcatgcaaacttgcatgcatttcaatggggtgtaccatttaagcccaccttgtacccattaagcccgcctata from Engraulis encrasicolus isolate BLACKSEA-1 chromosome 5, IST_EnEncr_1.0, whole genome shotgun sequence includes:
- the LOC134449835 gene encoding E3 ubiquitin-protein ligase NEURL3-like, whose protein sequence is MTRTEKGEHICGRACLGPLTFHPRAVGKDITLSHGNLRASRDLETFQNGLVFSSRPIRVKEKVTVKVERTLRAWEGAMRVGFTNVCPTTGPLPSLAVPDLTSRPGYAALPVPTDDCTPGIMVTFWMASTGQLCFKTSTGKQGCEETSLNLSQPLWAIFDVYGQTTTILLLGSGRRHLFKRTLSCPIPHSTFECRYEKTPPPLQRRTEMTQKKLKEHPEVQRNNTPFTPGTSPEDLCVVCLVSEARLAPRCGHRCLCLPCANRVFAEFGTCPLCRQKL